The genome window CTTGACCCGCGGATCGGTTCTCAAGAGATGCTTGAAGCCATGCCCTAATGCACAGAGGCTGTAAATCTGGACATTTTTGGGAGGCCAGCTTGTTCCTAAAAGCAGTAATCCTTCAAAGTAATGACAGGGCCTTCTGAGATATTTCAAGAAGGACATAAGTTGCTTTTTGAAGGTGTATGGCTATATGGCACTTGAAGCCcaaatatctgatatttcaagTGTCACTGGGACTTTACAATGTAAAATTAGAAGGTCCagcaaatgaatttatttttgctcGTTGCAAAGGTTACGTTTGGTAATTTTGCGTCGCAAAGTTTACAGTTagtgttttatcagaaaaaaatgctgtgaGGACTGGATTTATATTTGTATGAATGCACAAATTCGACAACTTCCGTGATTCTGTGAATTTGAAGTAAATTTTTGAATGGAGGGGGAATGAGCGTGGATTTACCTGCCGACAAGCAGCAGAAGACTTTCTGTGAAGCGACTGGCCTGTAAGAGATAAATAGCACTTGCAGCAGGAGAGGTGCTCCCACTAAATTGTACCGGGAAAGTTTCCTATTATTACGGCCGCGTCGTAATCTATTAATTTGGACAAATGGTTCCGCTCAGTTCAAAAGCGCCTGCGATCTGAGGTACGCGCAGCGGAGAGGAGGGGGCCAGGAACCTGTGGCAGCGGCCATCGCAGGTAATAATTGTAAAATACTTGTGCTCCTGCCTTTGAAGTCCGGGCCGCTGCCTGATCTTGCCCCACTGGAACGGCCGGGCCTGATTTATGGCCCCGCAGACACCCAAATTACTCGCTGCGGACGATGCGAGGGGATAATCGTTTTAATGCAACAGGGCTAATTGCGGCAGTGAAGATAATCTGCTGGTTGTGTGACAGTAGATAAGGGTTTTTTCAGCCCTCCTCAGGGCGGCGAGGTGTGAATGCGAATTGGGGAGAACGCACTTATCTGATCAAGCTTCACTTTGCCACGGCCGTCCGGAACACCCAGGGCGACACCTTGAATATTCATCTTGATCTTGACACAAAAGAAATCTTCAAAAAGTCCTGGAAGTCAATGTGCATGACGTAAAGAGTGCATTGTGCAGCACAGATAACCAACACATAACTATTTTCCAAGCGGCCTTCACACATGTATAATTAACACTGCCAGACATGTTTACAATCAGCACCATAAACCTGCAACTTACAATTATTCTTGACGTCCTGGATCCTTTCTGCATGGTTTAAATTGTTCCACTGCTTACTTCTAAACTCTACAAGCTGctatttaaatgcattgttttattgcatataatatattgtatataataagctacttttttaagtgaagtgattgtcattgtgaaacactgcagcacagcacacggtgacacaacaaaatgtgtcctctgtttttaacccgtcacccttggtgagcagtgggcagccatgacaggtgcccggggagcagtgtgtggggacggtgctttgatcagtggcaccttggcagctcgggattcgaaacggcaaccttctgattacggggccgcttccttaaccgctaggctacagTGATGAACTGCACTATTCATATATGAATGAAATTGTCATTTTCAGGTTTTAAAACCCCCccaaaatttcactgtgtacccATTTCTTGTTTTAGGCATGTTCTGCGTTTCATACTCCTCCCCACGCTGCACACTCCTGCAGAAGCGCACCACGGATCGCCAGACAACCTGGCCATCGATCGCGAGTGGAAAACGAGACGACGTGTTGCGAGGGCGTGGCCAAGCGGCCGAGCGATGCTCACTCGCGATTGCCCCCGGGCCGCTCGTAAACACACAGCGCACCTTTGCTGGTAGGCATGTGTACCACGTGACCCGCTGAGATCCAGCCTTTAAAAGCGGCCCGCGCCTGTCGGGACGTGACAGAGATAATCACAGGGAGAGCAGGCGAGGGGAAGGGTTGTGTCATGGTCCTGCTTTAACGTGTGCTAGAGAGAGGAGCAGACAACATGAGCAGCTTGGCCAGCACTACCGAGTCGGAGGTGTCCGAGGAGGAGTTGGACAGCCTTATTGGACAGGATGAGGACGGCAGTGGGAGCGACAGGACTCTGAAGGTGTCCTCCCCCTTGCCAGGCAAGGGTTCTGGTAAGAAACGCAACCGACCCGTCCGCTCCAAGGCCCGAAGGGTGGCGGCCAACGTTCGCGAGCGCAAACGCATCCTGGACTACAACCAGGCCTTCAACGCCCTCCGTCTGGCCCTCAACCACGACCTCAGCGGCAAGCGCCTGTCCAAGATCGCCACGCTCCGCCGAGCCATCAACCGTATCTCGGCACTGTCCGTCTTCCTCCGGAACCACCCATCTCCAGCCACGGCAGCGGACCCGCTCTGTGTCCGAGACGGGGACCTCAGCCGCGGCCAGGAGAAACCTGGCAGGCCGGCGCGAGAGAAGGACCGGAGCCTGCGGCCCTCGCCAGAGAAATACGCCAGGCATCCAGTGCATCCAGTGCAGCCGAACCCCGGCAGCGTCTACGGCGTCCAGCCACACCTGTACCCCGAAGCTGCCAACTCGCCTGGCCACTGGGGTCCGACCTCCGGCCAGTACGGCCACTTTTCTCCAGAGCCCCAGATGTACATGAGCCACGGAGTGTACGGCCACCAGCGAGAAGAGGTGCCCACCAGCGACCAGTTCTACCAGGGCTACCAGTACAGCGTGAAGGCCACCTGTCACCAGAACCACGTGGACAACTTTGTGGACTCGCCCTCCGCCGCCTTCTCCTGGCAGCTGGGATACCTGCAGGGCTCCAGCTATCAGCAGTCTTTAAGCATGCACTAACCATGACCAGGCACAGGGGACACcatgatcacaaaaaaaatgacagaaatgactGTAAGTGACTTTTTCTATCTAGAAAAGGACATTGTGTGTCAGGCTTAGAGtatttttttcagatgcacTTCTGGACCAGGGCTTTCAGCCGCCCAGTTCGGTTCAACATGAGCGAGTGCCGCAGTCCAACATCGAACCTTTTATGAATGAACGGTGAAAGAAGTGTCACCTTGAAGGACGGCAGAGCACTCGACTCGAAAACCTCAAAGCTGTTCTGCTCCGTGCAAAACGTTTCAAACATTTCAAACGTCAGTCGTCTGTTAAAGCTTTTTTCATGTGATGTTTTATTTGTACATATGAACTGATGTTAAACTGatgaaataatcaaataaaaaatgaaataaaaaaacctgcCTCTACCTGCACAGACATTTGGAACACGAAGATTCATAGAAacaatttgaaattatttcaaaatgtttttttttttttttagaagtgcCTGCAGTGTGCCTTGACATTCACAGTGGGGACGCTTTTCTTAcattggactgtgtgtgtgtgtgtgtgtgtgtgtgtgtgtgtgtgtgtaaaaacagaGTGTTCGCAGTGTGCACCACATACCCCCTTTTCATCCGGTAATTACCCTCATCTCTAGAATTCCTGCACTCTACGGTCTGGCTGGTGCAGAAGGACCTGAATGAGAGACATGAAGACCTTATACACAGAAAGATTATTAATACACTTAATAATACTTGCTAAAAATAACCTAACCTTGGTAACTTTAATTTGTACATTTAGTAATGAATTAAGTAACACTTCATTATAAATGGACCTTACTGATAAAAAGGTCATATAAAGTGATGTTGATAAAAATACCAATATCTAaatctgtcacatgtgcacCTTTCAGTCAATTAATTTGGACTTCCATTTTGTCTGGAAAGTAGCCTTTGGAGTCCTTCAGAACGTTCTGTAAAATGCACCCTGATAATCTGACATATAAAGTTCACAAGGGGTCAGATTTCGCATTTCGCGTTCATACGTCTGGCACAGAATAGGAAAACATCTTCAACAGCATAAATTTACCCCCAAGTCTTGTATTTATGCTCAATTAATAGCGTATTTTGATTTGGATACTTTTCCATGGAAAAAGGAATGGcaagtgtgtttatttatattatttatatatttatagctATTTATAGTATTTATAGCCTTATGGATAAAAAATAACAGTCAGTGGTGATGAGCCCGGCATCAGCCCATCACTTTCAGTCATGACTGTCTGGTCCAGAGTTCCTTTGTCTGCTGTCAAAGAGActagaaccacacacacattcaagtaggaataataataaataaataaacagatagatagatagatagataaataaatagatagaacCCCACACTGGGCTTAAAGCCAGTCAACGTTGCCAGGTTTTCCACTTCGATGATTGCCATTGATGAGGGGAGGAAATTAAATGATTATAGAAATCAATGAAAACTGGGCAAAAAAGGTACACTTTGTAATGGTTAACAGGTTTTTGGAAGGAAAACTGTTGTGTTATTCCAAGGCTTTAgaagtgcatttaaaaagtaGGGCACCCCTGCATAACACACCTGACCCCACATAGCTGCAGGGTGATGGAACCTGTAATTGTTGAATGGAAGCTGACGTGACTTGAACAAGGATGGCTTGAATGAGGACGGCTTATGGCGGCCGTCCTGAAATCCGGCCCGGGGAGGGCGGGGCGCCCCGGAGGCGCAAACGGGACGCTGTTGAAAGGTACCCGAGCCACATAACTCACCACCGGGGTGCGATTCCAGTAAacccggagagagagagagagagagagagagaaaaaaaaaccccggtGCGGAAGAGGgtggatgagagagagaggcgaTTCGCCCGCAGCTCGGAGAGCGGCCTCCCCGTTCGGAGGAGATGATTCAGCTCCTTGATCTCACCCCCCAGACAGACTGAAGGAGAGCCAAGGAAACTATGCCAACGTTTCCCACACGGCCATGACGACACGTCTCTTACCTTCTGCTGCGGGCCAAAATATTTCTTCCTTTGCCACCAATGCTCGGGCTGCATATTCAGCGcttcattttggtttatttctgttgtttttatattttttcctgtAGATGCTGCCAACCGTGAtgtttagcagacgcttttgtgAAGTTGCCattcataaaagaaaaagcTGAACGTGGCTTGAGCATttcagctgatttgtttttcgAT of Denticeps clupeoides unplaced genomic scaffold, fDenClu1.1, whole genome shotgun sequence contains these proteins:
- the LOC114772577 gene encoding class A basic helix-loop-helix protein 9-like, with translation MSSLASTTESEVSEEELDSLIGQDEDGSGSDRTLKVSSPLPGKGSGKKRNRPVRSKARRVAANVRERKRILDYNQAFNALRLALNHDLSGKRLSKIATLRRAINRISALSVFLRNHPSPATAADPLCVRDGDLSRGQEKPGRPAREKDRSLRPSPEKYARHPVHPVQPNPGSVYGVQPHLYPEAANSPGHWGPTSGQYGHFSPEPQMYMSHGVYGHQREEVPTSDQFYQGYQYSVKATCHQNHVDNFVDSPSAAFSWQLGYLQGSSYQQSLSMH